In Hemiscyllium ocellatum isolate sHemOce1 chromosome 23, sHemOce1.pat.X.cur, whole genome shotgun sequence, the sequence ATTACAACAGTAACATAATTGCAATGATATCAATGTGACCTTTGTAATTTAACTCATATTTTCTGGAGTTCCTGACAACTGTCAGTAGGAGCAGTGTGAGAACACAATGCCAATTGAAGATATGTCATGGAAATATCCCAATAACCtgcttttctgcctgtttgtatgAAAGACTCTGTTCAGAATACTTGTGATGTGAAGTTGCTTTTACAACTTTACAGATGTCATCTATACATTGGGCATCTAATCTGTAGTTTGTAATGGATTAGTATGGGTGCCACTTCTAGACTTTAGGTGAGGAcaataatgagaaaaaaaaagccagAGTATCAATAGTTTGGAGGTCCATGAGCGACAGAGAGTGGATCATGAGAAAGATGTGTTCAGGAAGCCATAACAGGCACACAGGATCTCCAGGTCAAGGATACATTTCCCTGAAATATCTGAACTTCAGAGTTTCAGCAATGTCAGGGTCCAATGTTACATGGTGTCAAACATTTGCAACATCCTAAAATAAGACCTATTACCAAGTGAGCCTGGTAACCAAGCTTTACCATGGCTGTCAAACTCTTCACTGGCCTCAAGCTCTTGTCTCTGGATCCTTCCAGGGCTCTGTGGAGCCATTTGGAGGATCCTGCAGTTAATGACCCCTAAAGCTCAATGTCAGTCAActgatggtgtgtgtcagggctGGCAATTATGCGAGGTTTccctgtaatgatgtcagtcagAATGAGCTAACCCTCAGATTTGTTGCTTTAATTGGCTTCTCACACGTGGCAATTAAGGCAAGCACAGAACATCTAGGATTTCTCAACAATTGCAAGGACTTCCAGTCTGTCAATGTATAGCTGAGATATAAAAAGATGTTCATTTTCATATAAAAGATGTTAATTCCAATGTGTACGAGATTAGCAGGAGACCGCCATGATGCTTCCATTCTGCTGTGGTCCATCTTTCCTGATAGCTTGGCATCGTGAAGCAGGCTAACAGGTGGATGCTTGAGGTCTAGAGGTACCCCCGTACAACAAGGCTGCTGACACGCATGAAGCAGTATGAGAAAGATCACATGCTCAATCCATGACTTATTGGGCCAGCAATCACCTTGTAAAAGTTGTGCTTTGGGTATCTGTACAGATCAGGAATTATCCTTCAGTAACCACTAACCAGGCTCCCCAGAATGCTCAAGGCTGTACATTCTATATGCTGTGCAACATTGCAGAGCACTGAGTTTTACCTGTAAGTAGAATAAGATAAAGAGCACAGAATCTCCTTAGACCATACTAAGGAGGACTGGTTAGATGAAAATGGTCAGGGCAATAGCAATGGGGCACAGTACTGACCTGGATTCCCTCAATATTTTGAGGCTTACTTTGTTTCATCCATCTGTCAATCACTTACTGTTATGTTTGTACTCTCTTCTGCTGCAAGGAGAGGAAGAACAGTCCTAGAGATAAGGTTTATCGAGAGATGGAGAACATTAGTTGAGAATGACTTTGTAGAAATGCAAGGCATTGCATAAAGCTGAAACTGAGTGCCGGGGTGGTGAATGGGCAAATGGAGATGTGAAGAAAGACgcagactgattgattgatttattaatTGTCATGtgtagtgaaaagctttgtttgcaagcagtgcaggcagatcatagtaagcaagaacATACATACCATAGGGTGAAAATAACTTATTCAGATTATGACACATAGGGCCTGCACTAGGCAAGATACATATTAGCAAGATCAGCACTTTTTAAAGTTAGCCAGTCCACTTATCTGTCGAATAATAGCTGGGAATATGCTGTGCCTGAACCAATTGGTGCTTGAGGACAAGCTTCTGGctcttctgccagatggaagaGTGAGAGTACTTCCAGCTAGGTAAGGTGGTGGGAGGAGTGTGGTACAGGATTAGGCAGCCAGTAAATTAGCATGATACACACATCaggatatagattagattagattacttacagtgtggaaacaggcccttccgcccaacaagtccacaccgacccttcccTTTCCTTCTTAGGGCATTGAAGCACTCATAGCAACAAATGTTTTTAGCGCGTTCCACTGTGGGCTCTCAGGCAACCCTTACCTACGTACGTTTTGTTCCACCTGCAGGCTTGTTCCTCTTGTCACGAGTGAATAGTATCTCTCTGTGAGCCCTTACATTTCCCAGCATAATGTAGGGAGGCATCACCAAGTGAGGTAAGAACTGTAAAATCTTGACTCAGTCTGCCAATACCTTTGATAATGTTTCCAATTGCAAACTCCATCAAATTGATTCTTTGGAATgtccctttgaaaaaaaaactgatttgaaAATGCATATTGTCATTATATCTGCTCAAAGTAATTGATCAAAAAAATTAGAAATAATCTGATTTTACACTGCCTGGATTAAAAAAATCACCAATTCACTTTCCTATTATTTAGCTAAATGCAACAAATCTGCTTCGCAAAGTGTACTGTCATACAACAGCATATTGACCAATGATTTCAGTTTTATATGAAAGCACCTGAAGTGTTTTGTGTTTACGGCCATTCCATACTTATAGATCTTGGCAGACAACACTGTACAATAGATAGAAAATATTGATTTCTAATTAAGAAATATATGGATCAAATGAAAGTGTATATTGCCATGTTTATGTCTAAATTTAATTCATTTTGATAAATTATATATTAAAAGGCAAAATTCCATGTAATTAACTTTGATAGTAAAATAGGAAAAAGCATGTTTGAAAAATTTAATCTAGAGAATCATTAAAATCCAAGAAGATAACTGTATGTActaatgagttgtatcacaggatATTCTTGACAGTTGTATCATAATGCAATCAGTACAACACTGCTATTTGGTCAGCAGACGATCAGGTACTGGTCAGATTCATCCTTACAAAGATAGCTGTTTTGCAAAAACTGCCAATATATTGTTTGCGCTCAGTTTATTGCTCCATTATGAATTCTTTCACTTCAGACTTACGTAATGACTGGTTTTCCATCATGGTCTCAATTTTCATGATAGATCAAGGACAGCCAAATTAGTATCTACTGCAACTTTTGTCTTTATTAGTaattcttttgttcttaataAGTACAAATCAATACATTATTCAACTGTTTGACTAAAATCCAGATATTGCCTGTATGTGGTGAACCACTCAGGTTCATTCTGACAGGTCTATACTTCTGTGAATTCTGAACTCAGGATCTTCTCCTCATTGTAGTTGGTCTCAAGTTGTTGCTTTTGATGCCTTTGATGTGTCTTCTTTTATATGTTTTCTCCCAGTCTTCCAGACTGTTCAATGTCATTACCTTTGCTGAAGACCCTCATAGTTCTGAGCTTATTTGTCCAAGAATTGTATAAACAGGAGGCATTTGTTTCCATAGTTAACATCAGGTATTTGCTTTGGTCAGCAATTTTGTTTCAGCTCCCCCCTTTACAGTGAGCTAACCCAATGTCCTTTTGAACACAGTTTCCATCATGTTTGTCAAGCTTCAATAGTTAGCCAATGGACCACAGATACCCATAAGGTCACACATATGAGGCAGACAAAGACCAGGTTTAAGTCTGCTTCTATAGCGTGTTCTCCTTGGAACAAGGAAGGCGATGTAATAGTGGTATTTTTGCTGGATCAGGAATTCAGTGATGAATGTAATGCTCTGCATTACATTGCTCATTGAgtccaaatcccaccatagcagatagTAGAATtcgaataaaaaaaaacaaatctagaaTTAACTCTAATAATGTGCATCAAACTATGATCAATTGTTATAGAAAAACCATCTGGTACATTGatgtcatttagggaaagaaAACTGCCACCCTAACcttgtctggcttacatgtgactgcaCGTGTACGATTTTAAAACGGCCTCGCAAGCCTGTCAAGTTGCAACACTGAAACGTCTCAAATGAATGAAACCAAATGGACTATCTGAAATTGTCCAATGCATCTAAAATGACAATGACAAACAAGGCCTGGTTGTTTTTGTGAAGTCCTCTTTACCAACATCTGGAGCTACTCCCTGATTTGGGAGAAATGCCTCAAAGGCTAATCAAACAACTGCCTGATAGTCATACGCCTGGAGTCATACGTTACAGATAATGTCCCAGATAAGACCTTCCCAATCTCGGTGTACATCGTATCCCAATGATAGGACATACCAAACAGAGGTGATATAACAGTGACACACAGTCAAAAGAGAGTTACTCTGGGAACTTTAACAGAACCTTCAGACTCCATGGCTAAGGGAACCTCCTACTGATTCCAGTATACCATCAAACTCAGCCCCTAATGGATCAATACTCCTCCATGATGAACAGTATTTGATGAAAGTACTGAAGTTGGCAAGGGCTCAgaatatactctgggtgggggacttAAATGCCTATCATCAACAGTGGTGCAGCAGCACCTTTACTGATTGCGTAGATCaactccaaaaggacatagctgccCACAGTTAGGTACTCTACATATTGTCATTACAAAGTCAAGGGATGTTGTTAGGGAAATGAACATTACTATTGGCTCagaaaatcaacctgttcatgtACAAAAGGTGCCTTTTTAAGAGTTTAGAGAGACAATTACTTCCTAGATAATGGGGAAGTAGTGTTAACCATCCAAAGAGTCATTGTCACATTCTTGGCAATGTGTGCTACACAAGCATATACACGTGTATTTATATAGCTCAGGAAACTGTTGTGCATGGCCAATAATCAGGTAATCATTATACAAATATCGGGGCTTTCATTTTTAAATGGACATTGTTAATATAACAGAATTTAAAAAATGGCAATACAACTTTGACAATGAAGTGGTCAAAAACTTTATCATTTTGAGTTAATTTCTTTAGAGCTCTTTGGATTCAATGATAACTGTTCTAAAAAATAAATTGTCCCATATGTGACCTGAGACTTCATCTTTTTGACCCCATTGCTTATTAGCCACAGCTGCATATTGAATGCAAGCAGTCCTGTGAGATGAGAGAATTTATGAATAAAAGCTGTCTCCTTTAGGTTGCCACTGTTTGTCATGGATATGGTACAATGTCCAGATACAGCTTGGGAGATCAATGGAGAGCGAGAAGGTTAAAGTGAAAGTGTCATTTAATTAATAGTTGTGGATCATTTTGATTCAGATGATCAACAAAAGCAGTTTTTAATGGATAACTCAAACGTGGTTTTTTTTTGCTGCGTAACAGCTAGGCATTTAGTTTCTCATGGGAGTAATTAGAGAGCTATATATGTGAGACAAAGAAACCCCTTCGTTGCATCtattttaattggaagtacaaagTGAAAACTAGAAAATCCTCAAAAGTGGGAACCACAATATGGAAAAAGCAGAACAGAAGGATGGAAAGCCAAGACCGTAAGCCAACTAGAAACCAGCTTTTCAATTGTAGGCTCAATTAGGTTTCACTCTATTACGAATGTGAAATGGGACAGTATATGATTTCATTCTTAGATTTGATTTGCAAAGATTGTACATTTTTGCTCAGATACTAGCTAATTAAATTCACTAAAATCTAATGATAATTTACTGAAGTTTGAATAGTAAGGTAATAAATTATTAAGGAATGATAAATTGGAATTATAGTTCACTAGTATATTACAATTGCGTGAGAATTTTTGAATGTATTATTCATTCGTCTTTACTTTCaattaaatgtgattttttttgaaaaagaaacacaAGATATCTGTCTTTATTAATTTCAGAATATCATTGAGAAATTTTCAAACGTTATGAAAACAGAAGTGTCTGTCATCCTATGAAAGCAATGTTCAattaataatgaatgaaatgatcAATTTATTGAGGAATAATGGGAAAGATACTGGGAAATTCTGTGCTCTTAGAAAAGTGTCATATCACTTTTCAACATTCAATTGGACAGACAGGTGGGGTTAACAATTGACTGGACAGTCAGAAGCAGTCTTACTGTAGTatgtaatttaaaataatttatggCGTGCTATACTGAGACCTTTTCCTCATTATTAGTGTTTTGTATTGCTTGAATAACATGAGAAACACATGATATATCTGCTTTAAATTTAATCCGCACCAAATAGTACATTGTGCTATGTATTTGATCCTTAATCTGCATAAATTGCTCAATGGTAAGAACGAGCATTAACTATCTATACTTCACTCAATCTACAGAATTGCTTAAATTAATACTGGCAAGTAGTCTTTTATAGGTACCGGTATTGCAACCAGACCCTGGGCAAAACTCCTCAATTCATTACATTTCCAGCTAGGATATTCTAATCTGTTAAACTCCTATGTGAATTGGCTTCCCTTCTCAATTCACCCATCACCTTTTCATTACAGTTTGTGGACACAAATTTACATGGGATGTACTGTATTCTACTCAAGTTCAACATCAGTAGCAGGCTTCCTTATTCACACGTTTTATTCTAAACCTTGAGAAATAAGAATATTCAGAAAAAGCATTCACTGGGATGCAGAGCAACAGATTGGTGTAGGCTGCAACCATTCTCTCATTACAGCCACCATCTCCTCCCAAATCCCTGTTAGATGCCAAATCACTGCCAATGTTGGAATTTCACATATCTTCTGAAGGAAGAAAGTTTGTAATGTTTTAATCAATCTGTGGGTGAGGTTTTTCGAGTCAATACGGTTCCAGATGGATACCCAAAGTTACTAAGCTGCCAGGTGAGGTAGGATGGACTGGTTCACCACCTTTATTTGTTTATCTCCTCAGTTGGTTGCAACAAGGTTATTTTAAAAAGGATTCCACTCTCTGAATCCTTTCTTCCAGACTGAattattgttttaaaatgaaCTAATTTAAAcaggctttcttgaattaacaaatgAGTGAGCTTATTTGTTACTTAATGTGGAAAGAAACAATAAAGTAATACACATAAATCCAGattaggatttttaaaaagtgagtttaATAAAACAAGATAAAAGTTAAAAAGTGTGTAAATTAGTCTCTCTGCATGGTCCACAAAGAATAGACGTTTGAACAGTGAATTATTGGATTTGAAGTTATTTCCTGCTGGTGATGGTTGGATAGTAACACTCAGAGCAAAAGAATcctctcttgctttttattttcttttagctGGCTGGCTTCCAGCACTCATAGTCAGAGAGTCCTTTTACCTACAATGCAGGGATGACTTGTAGGTGATTCTTTTAGTAGCAAACCTTCACATACCAGCACTCTCAGACCCAGAGTTGCAATCAGTTGTAACCACTTCGAATATATTAGTGGAaggataacacacacacacacacacacacacaaatatgtcTGCAAACAATAGTTTTCTCTAAGGGGGCTATACATTAACTCCCTCATTATCTCTTCCTATTATGCCTTTCTCTTTGTGATTTCCCTGACTTCCTGCAGGTGTGACATTCCATGGGTCTTGCAAAGTATTTTTCTGAACTGTACTGAATTGCATCTATATTTTGGGAGTCTGACCAGGACctcttttttatttaaaaaaatcacattttggaattaaaagttcaAAGTGTTCTTACTTTGGGTTTCTGATCCATCATCCTGACAGTACAATGTACAGGAGATCCTGAAAAGCCTGCACTTGACTTCCTAATGGCCGAGGGTCCTTTCTGAGACCAAGACATTGTGAATTGTTTCTTCAATCTGTTAGTAAACACAATTTATAGGCATGAATAATCTTCATGCCTTTCACTATTTTAAGAGGTGGTAGCATTTATTACCTCTCAATCTTCTGAAAATAGGTTTGTTATGTTAGCGTGTAATTTATGAACTATCAAATTGTGCACCTAAATGTGCTTAGTATTTCACAGTCTGTATTCCTAAAACTCATGAGATAATTGTGTTTAGCCTCTCTTTGAAGAATCTTTGCTTAGGGAGACATCGATACAAGAATTTGCTTTTAAAACCTGAAGCAAACTCATGCCTCAGTATTAGTGTGTTGCCTTACAGATTGTGCTTTGTGCAAGCTGTCAAACTCCTGTCTAGTACATTGATCAATTGGGATCTTCCTAGCTGATTACTTTGCATTAGTTGTGTTTTAGTGGTTATCAATTTATTTACCACTGAATCACTCCGTAATGTTCCATAAAGAAACAGCACCATGCAATTTAGTCAATATATTTTCTCAATCTCTGACCCAATAAAAACCTTGGTTTCTTCACATGTTTAGGTAACATATGAGACAGAAAAAGTAAACATGGTTACATGCGATTCTGTGGTTAGCCTTTCACTAGTGGCTATGGATGGAGAAAGACCAAATGAAACATGATTGACTAGGAGACTCTGATAAAGGCATACCAGAAGTTGATCATTGACCTGGTTGGCTATGGTTTGAACACATCTTCAGTGTCCATCAAGTTGTTTAACAGACCAATATCCATATGTTGAATTAGTCGGAAAAAGATATTCAGAGATTTATTTGACATCCACGCAAAGACCAGTTTTCCATTCTGGACACTGTCCCTGATCCAAGGCTCTCTACCAGGAAACTGTTCTGGTACACCCTTCGTGGGACCTGCATTTCTGAAACAGACAATGCCTCGGAGTAGGAGTCAAACCCAAGctcctgactcagaggcagggacagtaCCCACGGTGTCACAAAACCTCCCTGACCCAACTGCAGCAAGCACTTTGACCACCATGTTGGGTAAACGAAATAACATTCAAACTGTTTGTTCTTTATGTATGTATAGATATCAAAAAAAGTCTAACACTCTACCCATCTGTATTTTGAAGTCATTTAAAAGTGGGAGAAGGGTCGATGTTTGAGGCTGGCGAGCAGACTTCGCTTCTCACGGCAGGTACCTGGGCTTGTCTCTGGGATTGGGAATGGGAAGGGGGCGGGCAAGGTGAGGTaggagggacagggacagggttcGGGAGCATGGATTGGGATTAGTGGAGGGGTCGAGTCTGGGGCGGTGGGAGATGGGTGATAAATTCTGCTGCTCACTTTCGacgtcagagggagagagagcagcaaACATGATTTATTTGTTGCTCATCCGGGTTCCGCTGCTGTATGCAATGCCTTGATGTGTCTCTGTGCCTTGCTGTGGGGTGGGGAGTGCTGatttccctctctgtgtgtgtgtgtgtgtgtcctgctGAATGATCAGCTCCCGCTCGATGTGGAAGTCAGCGAGCCAGCCTCCCCTGCTGTCTATTTAATGGCTCGGGGATGGACATCGCTCTGGTGAGGCTGCAGGACGGCGGCGCGGCTCTGGGGAGCTGTCAGAGAGGTGTTGGAGGCGGTATCTCGGCGCCCCTGGCTGTGAGCGCTGGCCCGGGCGAGATGAACGCGGCGGGGCCGCTGAAAGCGGCGGAACAGGCGCCACCGGTGGACAACCTGCCGCCGCCGCCGCAGCAGCTGCTGGAGGTGAACCGCTCGGAGCGGGTGGTGATCAACATCGCCGGGCTCCGGTACGAGACCCAGCTGAGCACGCTGAGCCAGTTCCCGGACAGCCTGCTGGGCGACCCGGAGAAGAGGATGCGCTACTTCGACCCGCTCAAGAACGAGTACTTCTTCGACCGCAACCGGCCGTGCTTCGACGGCATCCTGTACTTCTACCAGTCGGGCGGCAGGATCCGCCGACCCGTCAATGTCTCCATCGACATGTTCGCCGACGAGATCCGCTTCTACAAGCTGGGGCCCGAGGCCATGGAGAGATTCCGCGAGGACGAGGGCTTCatcaaggaggaggagaagccGCTGCCCCGCAACGAGTTCCAGAAGCAGATGTGGCTCCTCTTCGAGTACCCGGAGAGTTCCAGCCCGGCCCGGGGCATCGCCATCGTCTCGGTGCTGGTCATTGTCATCTCCatcatcatcttctgcctggagACCCTGCCCGAGTTCCGCGATGACCGGGACAGCGCCAGGAACTCGCCGCACAACGCCAGCGCCCAGAGCCCCGGGGCTGGGGgcagcggcggcggcggcggcggcggcagcAACAGCCTGACCGACCCCTTCTTCATCATCGAGACCACCTGCGTGGTCTGGTTCACCCTGGAGCTGCTGGTCCGCTTCCTGGCCTGCCCCAGCAAGTCGGTCTTCGCCCGGGACATCATGAACATCATCGACATCGTGGCCATCATCCCGTACTTCATCACCCTGGGCACCGAGCTGGCCGAGCAGCAGTCCAATGGCCAGCAGGCTATGTCCCTGGCCATCCTCAGGGTCATCCGCCTGGTGCGGGTCTTCCGCATCTTCAAGCTCTCCCGCCACTCCAAGGGCCTGCAGATCCTGGGCCAGACCCTCAAGGCCAGCATGAGGGAGCTGGGCCTGCTCATCTTCTTCCTCTTCATCGGGGTCATCCTGTTCTCCAGCGCCGTCTACTTCGCCGAGGCGGACGAGCCCCGCTCCCACTTCAGCAGCATCCCCGACGCCTTCTGGTGGGCGGTGGTCACCATGACCACGGTGGGCTACGGCGACATGAAGCCGGTCACCATGGGCGGCAAGATCGTGGGCTCGCTGTGCGCCATCGCCGGCGTGCTGACCATCGCCCTGCCCGTGCCCGTCATCGTCTCCAACTTCAACTACTTCTACCACCGGGAGACGGACAACGAGGAGCAGGCACAGTACCTGAAGGACGACACGGACAGCGAGCCCAGTCACTCAGAGGAACTGAAGAGGAGCAGGAGCTCCCTGGGCAAACCCCTGGAGAACAGTGAGGGGGTGAACAATGGCGCAGGGGCCCACCTCAAAGCCAACAGTGCCCCAGACATCAGGAAATCTCTGTACGCGCTCTGTCTGGATCCAAATACAGAGACCGACCTGTAGCCCGCGGCCACTTTCCACCTGACCACTCTCCACAGAAAGACTTGTTTGGGGTTGAAAacaagagagggaaaaaaaaacacccaccCAGCATTTGTACAAACCACAGAGGTTAGATTAGTTAAGCGAGAAGAAAATATCAGTTTTATACACCGTTCTTTATCAGACAGGCAGAAACATTCCAAGAGATTTATGGTAGACTGTTTCTTAAATTTGTTTTtgggtgggttgttggagggtgggttgtcgaTGAGACGCCAGTTTTCTACAGGTGCACAAGAGGACAGCTTGGAGCTCGTGGACAGTTCCAACTGGTCCGTCTTTTATTTGGGTTGCCTTCACCTAATTGGAAACAAATGCAAAGTCTTCAAATTccataagtgttttttttaatttgttattgCGGCGGAAGGTGTGAATTAGCTGAATTTTCTTTTGCTGTGAAGAAGAAAGGTCATGGACTGTTCAATCCTTTGTTTCCTGGATTATTCCTTTCATGTTTTGtttcatacatacatacatacatacaaaaTTAAGCGGTAGGGGTGGGAGGCGGAAATGTATTTATGCGCATCAAAGTCTGTCATGATGGGAGTTCGCAACAGTGTTTGTATTATTTACAATGTAGCTaccgtcagagagagagagagaggaaattcaGTTTGTTTGAAGAGTTTTTTTCTTAAGGAAGACAAAAATCGTATTTGTATTTAGACAATGTGGGACTCCTCTGTTCGCAATATATTTTTCAAAGTCTTCATGGGACAAAATTCGAACAGATCATACAAGAATTACTGAACAGTATATTTAGATAattggaacattccttgtttaCTTCATATTTATGGGGACTGAAATCAACAACTTCAGCTTTTTGTACTAGTTTTCCACATTTGGACAAATTCTAGACTCTCTCTTTGCTGGTAGAGCTGTCAGAGCTTATTGTACATCCACTTAATGTGTTGCAAATAATCTAATGTAAACAAATATCCAAAGGAATTCACTTGAGGATCCCCTTGATCATATTTGTAATGACCTAAGTAAATGCATTGATTTATACTACTGTTgtaaaataacatttttaaaatctgcatATTTATCCTGAACAGTAAATCTGCAAAACTGGGTTCTATGAGAACAGACGAAGATTGGGATTAAATACCTGAAGTTTAACACATGAACTGTGAAGTAATAAAAGTTGAGACTACAGAGCGATGAAACAACAAAAGATAATCAACACGTATTTTTGAACTGGAAACACATTTTAGATGATCACAAATAATTCTGGATTTAATACTTGCTATGATTCATCTTTTATCTTGTGAAAATGTTTAGAGGAAGTGAACGTTTGGACAACATTATATGTTAGGGACTGCCTTATAACTATCGCAAATCTATAACAATTTGAAACAAATCTTGTGATGTGGAAGGATTTTTACCAGATTCTGAACTGATATTCAGAACACCCATGTCTTCAAATGGACAAAACACCTGTCTCTTGTGAGTGGCTCACTGCTGCAGGCACATGATCGAAGGTTAGTGTTTTACCATTTCTTCTTAAAAACTTACATTTCTTAAAAAGTAAACCaaaaataaagatttaaaaagggtacAACTTATTTTATTTGTAACCCTTTTAAACATAAACAATTGTTGAGTTACAGAACATTGTGAAATTATCAAAGTACTACCTACATTCGTAATAGACAAGATCATTCATTCTAATGCAGCTGTTTTGGCATTAAATGTGTAGATAATTATAAAAAGTATCGACAAAGAGCTACAAATATTGACTTCACTGTGAGCTTATCAGAGTATTCTCTGCTTTGCTGAA encodes:
- the LOC132826617 gene encoding potassium voltage-gated channel subfamily A member 5-like; its protein translation is MDIALVRLQDGGAALGSCQRGVGGGISAPLAVSAGPGEMNAAGPLKAAEQAPPVDNLPPPPQQLLEVNRSERVVINIAGLRYETQLSTLSQFPDSLLGDPEKRMRYFDPLKNEYFFDRNRPCFDGILYFYQSGGRIRRPVNVSIDMFADEIRFYKLGPEAMERFREDEGFIKEEEKPLPRNEFQKQMWLLFEYPESSSPARGIAIVSVLVIVISIIIFCLETLPEFRDDRDSARNSPHNASAQSPGAGGSGGGGGGGSNSLTDPFFIIETTCVVWFTLELLVRFLACPSKSVFARDIMNIIDIVAIIPYFITLGTELAEQQSNGQQAMSLAILRVIRLVRVFRIFKLSRHSKGLQILGQTLKASMRELGLLIFFLFIGVILFSSAVYFAEADEPRSHFSSIPDAFWWAVVTMTTVGYGDMKPVTMGGKIVGSLCAIAGVLTIALPVPVIVSNFNYFYHRETDNEEQAQYLKDDTDSEPSHSEELKRSRSSLGKPLENSEGVNNGAGAHLKANSAPDIRKSLYALCLDPNTETDL